A single region of the Latilactobacillus curvatus JCM 1096 = DSM 20019 genome encodes:
- a CDS encoding ABC transporter ATP-binding protein: protein MDKDKKVLVSVKHLKQYFSQGKKSEVKAIDDVSFEIYEGETFGLVGESGSGKSTTGRSIIRLYNPTDGEILFDGRDISKIKNHSREMKAFRKEIQMIFQDPYASLNPRMKVKDIIAEGLHIHHLVKNDAECDARVNELLELVGLNKDHATRYPYEFSGGQRQRIGIARALAVKPKFIIADEPISALDVSIQAQVVNLMKEIQEQQNLTYLFIAHDLSMVKYISDRIAVMHNGKIMELASADDIYDRPLHPYTQSLLSAVPLPDPKVERQRRRIAYDSSIEADNEGRQLREVADEHYVYATEAELASYQTALAAMTTPSA, encoded by the coding sequence ATGGACAAGGATAAAAAAGTATTAGTGTCGGTTAAACATTTAAAGCAATATTTTAGCCAAGGAAAAAAATCCGAAGTCAAAGCCATTGATGATGTCTCATTTGAAATCTATGAAGGCGAAACGTTTGGCTTGGTGGGTGAATCTGGTTCTGGGAAGAGTACAACTGGGCGGAGTATCATCCGGCTATACAACCCGACAGATGGTGAAATTCTATTCGATGGCCGTGACATTAGTAAGATTAAAAATCATAGTCGTGAAATGAAGGCGTTCCGGAAAGAGATTCAGATGATTTTCCAAGATCCCTACGCATCATTGAATCCACGGATGAAAGTCAAAGACATCATCGCTGAGGGCTTGCATATCCATCATTTGGTTAAAAATGATGCAGAATGTGATGCACGCGTCAACGAGCTTTTGGAATTAGTTGGTTTGAATAAAGACCATGCAACGCGTTATCCTTATGAATTCTCCGGTGGGCAACGCCAACGTATTGGGATTGCCCGCGCGCTTGCGGTAAAACCTAAATTTATCATTGCGGATGAACCGATTTCGGCGCTTGACGTATCGATTCAAGCACAAGTGGTTAACTTGATGAAAGAAATTCAAGAACAGCAAAACTTGACGTATTTATTCATCGCACATGATTTATCGATGGTGAAATACATTAGTGATCGGATTGCGGTGATGCATAACGGTAAAATTATGGAATTGGCATCAGCCGATGACATTTATGATCGACCATTGCATCCATATACGCAAAGTCTATTGTCTGCTGTGCCGTTACCTGATCCAAAGGTCGAGCGGCAACGTCGGCGAATTGCTTATGATAGTTCAATTGAGGCAGATAATGAAGGTCGTCAATTGCGCGAAGTGGCCGATGAACACTATGTCTATGCAACTGAAGCTGAACTAGCGAGTTATCAAACCGCTTTAGCAGCAATGACAACGCCATCTGCATAA
- the rnc gene encoding ribonuclease III → MDAALVSELRARYGIEFQNLALLDEAFTHSSYVNEHRELGLRDNERLEFLGDAVMEITVSEYLYKKYPDWPEGKLTRLRAAIVCTKSFSSFAKEAHFDRYIRLGKGEEKNGARARATLLEDLFEAFNGALFLDQGRGAVVKFIEQVVFPKIEAGEFSDQTDYKTNLQEFLQQDGEVEIEYKLLAEVGPSHARQFEVDVMMGDRVLGSGVGRNKKAAEQAAAKVALAKLK, encoded by the coding sequence TTGGATGCAGCACTAGTGAGCGAGCTTCGAGCCCGCTACGGCATTGAATTTCAGAATTTAGCACTATTGGACGAAGCCTTTACACATTCGTCATACGTCAATGAACACCGGGAGTTGGGTCTTCGTGATAACGAACGGCTCGAATTCTTGGGTGACGCGGTGATGGAAATTACGGTTTCGGAATACTTATATAAAAAATATCCGGACTGGCCAGAAGGCAAACTGACACGCTTACGGGCGGCAATCGTCTGCACGAAGAGTTTCAGTAGTTTTGCCAAAGAAGCGCACTTTGATCGATACATTCGCCTTGGTAAAGGGGAAGAAAAAAACGGTGCGCGGGCACGAGCAACACTTTTGGAAGATTTATTTGAAGCTTTTAACGGCGCTTTGTTCTTAGATCAAGGGCGTGGCGCAGTTGTTAAATTCATCGAACAAGTTGTCTTTCCCAAGATTGAAGCCGGTGAATTTTCAGACCAAACGGATTATAAGACCAATCTGCAAGAGTTCTTGCAACAAGATGGTGAAGTTGAGATTGAATATAAGTTATTGGCAGAAGTGGGACCATCACATGCCCGTCAATTTGAAGTGGATGTGATGATGGGCGATCGCGTCTTAGGTTCAGGTGTTGGCCGGAACAAAAAAGCAGCCGAACAAGCAGCTGCTAAAGTGGCGCTTGCCAAACTGAAATAA
- the smc gene encoding chromosome segregation protein SMC: protein MQLKSLVLSGFKSFADKTEINFSEGLTGIVGPNGSGKSNVTEAIRWAMGEQSAKSLRGEKMPDIIFAGTDIRPQMNKAEVTLAFDNSDQYLKQEQANVTITRRLFRNGDSEFYLNQKSCRLKDIVNLFMDSGLGRESFSIISQGRVEAIFNSKPEDRRNIIEEAAGVLKYKQQKKKAQSELDQTDENLSRVTDILHELRGQVEPLKEQSSIAQDYLDQKAQYDALHQQLLVIEIDQLVADQKTYKEKAQTLAQALQEIEADIAKTTAAQTENQATLAQLEQQIEQDNQTLLEKSRLAENLLGQENVSKERANYTDANRQSLVEQIDTLKQQLTAEQANQSELKASYEEKVTALRALKTELTTLKRQASGSEAELKAKIEQIRQEYIDQMQAQTTNHNEQQYLEKNLLQTKTQLARQDSAVDETSTQLAQKKAEQAAQKAQLETLKAQYETLSNELAELQTQINTDQAAYQNQQNSWFQASGILQKAKAKQASLAELNDDYAGFYQGVKAVLKQKQQFPGLLGAVAELMQVPSEYQQAIELALGAQLQQVVTRDEQTAKQAIEYLKTNRIGRATFLPNNVVKPRLLPSSLVHQLQQQPGFIGIASELVQFDEQVRPVMNHLMGNLIVATELEPAIKLSQLTGHRYRIITLAGDILSPGGSMTGGHNNRQNNGGLLARKQTLTDLEGQIAKMQVALDQKQASVQAAKAQLTARQAELNTKQAALETAKNQYQAAQNTLALTDERLSQFERQQQATDYQVQQQQQAYEADLKRQAELVAAEAEIVASIAQLQADLETANEQLQHFDESQKQIAQQQTALETKLAVAQAEQKNVQEKLTVATRNSNDLAAQLKASQDKLAALKQADQEDASSQKERRALLKATNALIEKVQAKLATERAQKETLKAEQQTLQAKATRVYQLQKNSLAEQEQNAVGLNRVKINIDQRLNTLSEDYQLTYEAAKAALAASDLTDDQLRSKLKLLKLGLADLGTVNLAAIDDYQHVKERYDFLMQQDADLMDAKRQLLASMAEMDTEVEKRFKETFEQTAAAFETIFPIMFGGGHASLTLTDPSALLTSGIDIIAQPPGKKLQRLSLLSGGERALTAITLLFAILKVRPVPFCILDEVEASLDEANVDRFGRFMKRYESDTQFIVITHRKGTMTQANRLYGVTMAESGISKIVSVSLEEHATA from the coding sequence ATGCAGTTAAAGTCATTGGTTTTATCAGGGTTTAAATCATTTGCTGATAAAACAGAAATCAATTTTTCAGAAGGTTTAACGGGCATCGTTGGACCAAACGGGAGCGGTAAAAGTAACGTCACAGAAGCAATTCGGTGGGCGATGGGCGAACAATCAGCCAAGAGCTTACGGGGCGAAAAGATGCCCGACATCATTTTTGCCGGGACTGATATTCGACCACAGATGAATAAGGCAGAAGTGACGCTGGCTTTTGATAACAGCGATCAATATTTGAAACAAGAACAAGCCAACGTCACGATTACGCGGCGTTTATTTAGAAATGGCGATAGTGAGTTTTATTTGAATCAAAAGAGTTGTCGGTTAAAAGACATCGTTAATTTATTTATGGATTCTGGCCTTGGGCGAGAATCTTTTTCGATTATTTCGCAAGGTCGGGTTGAAGCAATTTTCAACAGTAAACCAGAAGATCGGCGGAATATTATTGAAGAAGCGGCCGGTGTTTTGAAATATAAACAACAAAAGAAAAAGGCTCAATCTGAATTAGATCAAACAGATGAAAATTTGAGTCGGGTCACCGACATTCTTCATGAACTACGGGGACAAGTTGAACCGTTGAAGGAACAAAGCAGTATTGCGCAGGATTACTTGGATCAAAAAGCGCAATATGATGCATTGCACCAACAATTATTGGTGATTGAAATTGATCAATTAGTGGCTGATCAAAAGACGTACAAAGAAAAGGCGCAAACCCTTGCGCAAGCGTTGCAAGAGATTGAAGCGGACATCGCTAAGACGACGGCTGCCCAAACCGAGAATCAGGCAACCTTAGCCCAGTTGGAACAACAAATAGAACAAGATAATCAGACGTTGTTAGAAAAGTCTCGCTTGGCTGAAAATCTATTAGGCCAAGAGAACGTTTCAAAAGAGCGCGCTAATTATACGGATGCGAACCGCCAAAGTTTAGTCGAACAGATCGACACATTAAAACAGCAATTAACGGCGGAACAAGCCAATCAATCTGAATTAAAGGCAAGTTATGAAGAAAAAGTGACGGCATTGAGGGCGTTGAAGACGGAGTTAACCACCCTTAAACGCCAAGCGTCTGGTAGTGAAGCGGAACTGAAAGCGAAGATTGAACAAATTCGTCAAGAATACATCGATCAGATGCAAGCCCAAACGACCAATCATAATGAACAACAATATTTAGAAAAGAACTTGTTACAAACTAAAACGCAACTTGCACGGCAAGATAGTGCAGTCGATGAGACATCGACGCAATTGGCACAAAAAAAGGCAGAACAAGCGGCCCAAAAAGCCCAACTTGAAACACTCAAAGCGCAATACGAAACGTTGTCCAATGAGTTGGCCGAATTACAAACGCAAATTAACACGGACCAAGCGGCTTACCAAAATCAACAAAATAGTTGGTTCCAAGCGTCTGGTATTTTACAAAAAGCGAAAGCAAAACAAGCTAGTCTTGCGGAATTAAATGATGACTACGCCGGCTTTTATCAAGGGGTTAAGGCTGTCTTGAAGCAAAAACAACAGTTCCCTGGTTTATTAGGGGCTGTAGCGGAATTGATGCAAGTGCCCAGTGAGTATCAACAAGCGATTGAATTAGCATTAGGCGCACAGCTACAACAAGTTGTGACACGGGATGAACAGACGGCCAAACAAGCGATTGAGTATTTGAAAACCAATCGGATTGGGCGGGCAACTTTCTTACCCAATAACGTTGTCAAACCACGTTTACTACCAAGTAGCTTAGTTCACCAATTACAACAGCAGCCTGGATTTATCGGAATTGCCAGTGAGCTTGTGCAGTTTGATGAACAAGTGCGACCGGTGATGAACCATTTGATGGGCAATTTGATTGTCGCGACTGAGTTGGAGCCGGCGATTAAATTGAGTCAATTGACGGGGCATCGTTACCGAATCATTACGTTAGCAGGGGATATTTTAAGCCCGGGTGGTTCGATGACTGGGGGCCATAATAACCGACAAAACAATGGTGGGCTACTTGCGCGTAAGCAAACCTTGACTGATTTAGAAGGTCAAATTGCCAAGATGCAGGTCGCTTTGGATCAAAAGCAAGCCAGTGTCCAAGCCGCAAAAGCTCAATTAACGGCACGCCAAGCAGAATTAAATACGAAACAAGCGGCATTGGAAACCGCTAAGAATCAATATCAAGCTGCCCAAAATACGTTAGCCTTGACTGACGAACGTTTGAGTCAGTTTGAACGGCAACAACAAGCAACCGATTATCAAGTGCAACAACAACAACAAGCTTATGAGGCAGATTTAAAACGCCAGGCAGAATTAGTGGCAGCCGAAGCTGAAATTGTTGCGTCGATTGCACAGCTGCAAGCAGATCTCGAAACAGCTAATGAGCAATTACAACATTTTGATGAGAGTCAAAAACAAATTGCGCAACAACAAACAGCCCTCGAAACCAAGTTGGCTGTCGCTCAAGCTGAACAAAAGAATGTTCAGGAGAAATTAACGGTTGCTACTCGCAATAGCAACGACCTGGCAGCCCAGTTGAAGGCCAGTCAGGATAAACTAGCTGCGCTAAAACAAGCGGATCAAGAAGACGCTTCGAGTCAAAAAGAACGACGAGCACTGCTAAAGGCAACCAATGCTTTGATTGAGAAAGTCCAAGCGAAGTTAGCCACTGAACGCGCGCAAAAAGAAACGCTGAAGGCGGAACAACAAACGCTTCAAGCCAAGGCCACACGCGTCTACCAATTACAAAAAAATAGTTTAGCTGAGCAAGAACAAAATGCTGTCGGGCTCAACCGGGTTAAAATTAACATTGATCAACGCTTAAATACATTGAGCGAAGATTACCAATTGACTTACGAAGCCGCCAAGGCCGCTTTGGCCGCATCAGACTTAACCGACGATCAATTGCGGTCTAAGTTGAAATTATTGAAACTCGGCTTAGCTGATTTAGGAACGGTCAACTTGGCGGCCATTGATGATTATCAACACGTTAAAGAACGTTACGATTTCTTGATGCAACAAGATGCCGATTTGATGGACGCTAAGCGCCAATTATTAGCATCGATGGCTGAAATGGATACGGAAGTTGAAAAGCGATTTAAGGAAACGTTCGAACAAACCGCGGCCGCTTTTGAAACCATCTTCCCAATCATGTTTGGTGGCGGCCATGCCAGTTTAACGTTGACGGATCCAAGCGCACTATTAACCAGTGGGATTGACATCATTGCACAGCCACCTGGCAAGAAATTACAACGCTTGAGTCTTTTATCTGGTGGTGAACGTGCATTGACGGCGATTACGTTATTATTTGCCATCTTAAAAGTGCGTCCAGTACCGTTTTGTATTTTGGATGAGGTCGAAGCTTCATTGGATGAAGCCAATGTCGATCGCTTCGGTCGCTTCATGAAACGTTACGAAAGTGACACACAATTCATTGTGATTACCCATCGAAAAGGGACAATGACCCAAGCCAATCGCTTATACGGGGTGACAATGGCGGAATCTGGAATCTCGAAGATTGTTTCCGTTTCATTAGAAGAACACGCAACAGCCTAG
- the ftsY gene encoding signal recognition particle-docking protein FtsY has product MGLFDRIKKAFSAEPEKETPVEQDQATPETPVESQAPAETAAAEKTETDEPASLATEDDSETVSPLDTPTAAPVNSEPEPEPEPEPEPEPEPEPEPEPEPEPVEASAVTEESDAIEEVPETEAVTGDMQAAETKKYDDGLEKSRLTFGQRLNALFANFRSVDEAFFDDVEEMLIEADVGYETAMKIADELRDEVKLRNVKKPEAVSQAIVEKLVDLYGQEGQAEDNQLHFAPQGELTVFLFVGVNGAGKTTSIGKFAHQLEKAGKKVLLAAGDTFRAGAIEQLQEWGRRDNVPVVASAAGSDPASVVYDAVKRAKEEQFDILLVDTAGRLQNNVNLMKELEKVKRIITREVPAAPQEVLLVLDATTGQNALVQAKQFKQTTDVTGIILTKLDGSAKGGIVLAVRTELHLPVKMVGLGEQMNDLQLFDPNRFVYGLFKDIIVGDGPQKTTDTDVSQAIK; this is encoded by the coding sequence ATGGGATTATTTGATCGTATTAAAAAAGCATTCTCAGCCGAACCAGAAAAAGAAACACCGGTTGAACAAGACCAAGCGACACCGGAAACACCGGTTGAATCGCAAGCCCCTGCAGAAACTGCGGCGGCTGAGAAAACTGAAACCGATGAACCAGCCAGTTTAGCAACTGAAGATGATTCAGAAACGGTATCACCGCTTGACACACCAACGGCGGCACCCGTAAACTCAGAACCAGAACCAGAACCAGAACCAGAACCAGAACCAGAACCAGAACCAGAACCAGAACCAGAACCAGAACCAGAACCAGTTGAAGCGTCGGCAGTAACTGAAGAATCCGATGCGATTGAAGAAGTGCCGGAAACAGAAGCAGTAACTGGCGACATGCAAGCTGCTGAAACGAAGAAGTATGATGATGGATTAGAAAAATCCCGGCTCACATTTGGGCAACGCTTAAATGCGTTGTTCGCTAACTTTAGAAGTGTTGATGAAGCCTTTTTCGATGATGTTGAAGAAATGTTAATTGAAGCCGATGTTGGCTACGAAACAGCGATGAAGATTGCTGACGAATTACGTGACGAAGTGAAGTTGCGTAACGTTAAGAAACCAGAAGCGGTTTCACAAGCGATTGTTGAAAAGCTAGTTGATTTGTACGGTCAAGAAGGCCAAGCAGAAGATAATCAATTGCATTTCGCTCCACAAGGCGAATTAACTGTCTTCTTATTCGTTGGTGTCAATGGTGCAGGGAAAACAACCTCAATCGGGAAGTTTGCCCACCAATTAGAAAAAGCGGGTAAGAAGGTCTTATTAGCGGCTGGTGATACCTTTAGAGCGGGCGCCATCGAACAATTACAAGAATGGGGTCGCCGGGATAATGTCCCCGTGGTTGCTAGTGCAGCAGGGAGTGATCCAGCGTCAGTTGTCTATGACGCGGTTAAGCGCGCTAAAGAAGAACAATTCGATATTTTATTAGTTGATACGGCCGGTCGTTTGCAAAACAACGTCAACTTGATGAAGGAATTGGAAAAAGTGAAACGCATCATCACGCGTGAAGTACCAGCTGCACCGCAAGAAGTATTGTTGGTCTTAGATGCAACAACCGGACAAAATGCTTTAGTCCAAGCTAAACAATTCAAGCAAACGACCGATGTGACTGGGATTATCTTAACCAAGCTAGATGGTTCGGCCAAGGGTGGGATTGTGTTAGCCGTTCGCACAGAATTACACTTACCAGTGAAGATGGTTGGTCTAGGTGAACAAATGAACGACTTACAACTCTTTGATCCAAACCGCTTTGTTTATGGCTTATTCAAGGATATTATTGTCGGTGATGGGCCACAAAAAACAACTGATACAGACGTCAGTCAAGCGATTAAATAG
- a CDS encoding glycerate kinase, with product MKIVLAPDSFKNAVTAKEAARAMRKGFEKSLPSASYVEVPMADGGEGTVQALVDATNGRFLTAQVQNPLDQTVSAQYGILGDGKTAVIEMAAASGIQYVDAQTQNPLITTTYGTGQLMAAALAQGVQTIVIGLGGSATNDGGAGMAQALGVRLLDVDGQVLPLGGGALARLARIDTTHMIPALSRVKVVIASDVTNPLFGPNGASAVFGPQKGATPAMVAQLDRNLTHFAAVIERDLGKSVAQIPGAGAAGGLGAGLLAFTDAQVQPGVEMVVAQTGLTEIVRDADIVVTGEGGIDFQTQYGKTPIGVAKAVKQVNPQATVIAIAGYIGAGIDVLYELGIDSIFCTTPGAMSLAKAIEATEVNLTQVSENIARLIAKQH from the coding sequence ATGAAAATTGTGTTAGCACCAGATTCATTTAAAAATGCTGTTACCGCAAAAGAAGCGGCTCGTGCAATGCGGAAAGGATTCGAAAAAAGCCTACCAAGCGCGTCCTATGTCGAAGTGCCAATGGCAGATGGCGGCGAAGGGACTGTCCAAGCGCTTGTCGATGCGACCAATGGCCGGTTCTTAACCGCACAAGTGCAAAATCCATTGGACCAAACGGTATCAGCACAATATGGCATCTTGGGTGATGGCAAAACGGCGGTGATCGAGATGGCAGCTGCTAGCGGGATTCAGTATGTTGATGCGCAAACGCAAAATCCGTTGATAACAACGACTTATGGCACCGGTCAGTTAATGGCAGCCGCACTAGCACAAGGTGTGCAAACAATTGTGATTGGTTTGGGCGGCAGTGCGACCAATGATGGCGGTGCTGGAATGGCACAAGCACTTGGGGTGCGTTTGTTAGATGTTGACGGACAGGTGTTACCACTGGGCGGTGGGGCGCTTGCGCGTTTAGCACGGATAGATACGACGCATATGATACCGGCACTATCAAGGGTTAAGGTTGTGATTGCATCAGATGTCACAAATCCGCTTTTCGGCCCGAATGGCGCATCAGCCGTGTTTGGTCCACAAAAAGGAGCAACCCCAGCAATGGTCGCGCAACTTGATCGGAATTTAACGCACTTTGCTGCGGTGATTGAACGTGATTTAGGGAAATCTGTTGCGCAAATACCAGGTGCGGGTGCTGCTGGTGGCTTAGGGGCTGGTTTATTGGCGTTTACGGATGCGCAGGTTCAACCTGGTGTTGAGATGGTCGTGGCGCAAACTGGGTTAACTGAGATTGTCCGAGATGCGGATATCGTCGTCACTGGGGAGGGCGGAATCGATTTTCAGACACAATATGGTAAGACGCCAATTGGAGTCGCCAAAGCGGTTAAACAAGTTAATCCACAGGCGACGGTGATTGCGATTGCCGGATATATTGGAGCGGGGATTGATGTGCTTTATGAATTAGGAATTGACAGTATTTTCTGCACAACACCTGGCGCAATGTCATTAGCAAAAGCAATTGAAGCTACTGAAGTTAATTTAACGCAAGTCAGTGAAAATATCGCGCGATTAATCGCTAAACAACATTAG
- a CDS encoding putative DNA-binding protein, with product MELAQNARMNSLFEFYGALLTAKQHSYISLYYGDDFSLGEIAAEYNVSRQAVYDNIRRTEKILEGYEEKLHLYRNYEQQNASADTLQKYIQAHYPDDQELMRLLADLLNLTEQ from the coding sequence ATGGAACTCGCACAAAACGCACGCATGAATTCGTTGTTCGAATTTTATGGCGCACTTTTAACGGCAAAACAACATAGTTATATCTCTTTATATTATGGGGATGATTTTTCCCTCGGTGAAATTGCTGCTGAATACAATGTTAGTCGGCAAGCGGTCTATGACAACATTCGCCGGACTGAAAAAATCTTAGAGGGTTACGAAGAAAAGCTACATCTTTACCGTAATTATGAACAGCAAAATGCCAGTGCAGATACGCTACAAAAGTATATTCAAGCGCACTATCCAGACGATCAAGAACTGATGCGCTTGTTGGCTGACTTACTGAATTTAACCGAACAATAA
- the ffh gene encoding signal recognition particle protein, whose amino-acid sequence MAFEGLTERLQGALSKLRRKGKITETDVNQAMREIRLALLEADVNFKVVKDFIKVVKERAIGAEVLDSLSPAQQIVKIVDEELTKMMGETAVPLNKSPHIPTIIMMVGLQGAGKTTTAGKLAKYLIQNEKARPLMIAADVYRPAAIEQLKTVGKQVDAQVFEMGTDVNPVEIVRQGLAQAALQKNDYVLIDTAGRLQIDEALMQELADINELAHPNEILLTIDAMTGQAAVDVAEGFNSRLDVTGVVLTKLDGDTRGGAALSIRAVTGKPIKFTGQGEKLDQLDIFYPDRMSSRILGMGDMLSLIEKAQQDYDEQKAADMAEKIKENSFDFNDFLDQMDQLQSMGPLEDIMKMIPGMANNPQLKNIKMDPKDMAHMKAIVQSMTPQERENPDLLNPSRRRRLAAGAGRPIVEVNRMIKQFNQSKKMMNQMSKGNFNGMEGLMGNGIKGKMGKMAMNSMMKKQKKNKKKRLKNARRFKS is encoded by the coding sequence ATGGCATTTGAAGGGCTAACAGAACGACTACAAGGCGCATTGAGTAAGCTTCGGCGTAAAGGGAAGATTACCGAAACAGACGTCAATCAAGCGATGCGCGAAATTCGGCTGGCATTATTAGAAGCCGACGTTAACTTTAAAGTGGTTAAAGACTTTATTAAAGTCGTCAAGGAACGCGCCATCGGGGCAGAAGTCCTTGATAGCTTATCACCTGCACAACAAATTGTAAAAATCGTTGATGAAGAATTAACGAAGATGATGGGTGAAACGGCTGTGCCGTTGAATAAATCACCACATATTCCAACAATCATTATGATGGTTGGGTTACAAGGGGCCGGGAAAACAACCACGGCCGGGAAATTAGCAAAATATTTAATCCAAAACGAAAAAGCACGGCCATTGATGATTGCCGCCGATGTTTATCGGCCAGCTGCGATTGAACAATTGAAGACCGTCGGCAAGCAAGTTGACGCACAAGTCTTTGAAATGGGGACGGATGTCAACCCAGTTGAAATCGTCCGTCAAGGGTTAGCACAAGCGGCCTTACAAAAGAACGATTACGTCTTAATTGATACGGCTGGTCGTTTACAAATTGACGAAGCCTTGATGCAAGAATTGGCTGATATTAATGAGCTAGCCCATCCAAATGAAATCCTCTTAACGATCGATGCCATGACTGGGCAAGCCGCTGTCGATGTTGCTGAAGGCTTTAACAGTCGTTTAGATGTCACCGGGGTCGTTCTAACCAAGTTAGATGGCGACACACGTGGTGGGGCAGCCCTCTCAATTCGTGCAGTCACCGGCAAACCAATTAAGTTCACTGGTCAAGGTGAAAAACTTGATCAACTCGACATTTTCTATCCAGATCGGATGAGTAGCCGAATCCTTGGGATGGGTGACATGTTGAGCTTGATTGAAAAAGCGCAACAAGATTATGACGAGCAAAAAGCAGCTGATATGGCTGAAAAGATCAAAGAAAATAGCTTTGATTTTAACGATTTCTTGGATCAGATGGATCAATTGCAGAGCATGGGACCTTTGGAAGATATCATGAAGATGATTCCAGGGATGGCCAATAACCCACAACTCAAGAACATCAAGATGGATCCGAAAGACATGGCGCATATGAAGGCCATCGTTCAATCAATGACGCCACAAGAACGGGAAAATCCTGACTTATTGAATCCTAGTCGCCGTCGTCGTTTAGCGGCTGGTGCTGGTCGCCCAATCGTTGAAGTTAACCGGATGATCAAACAATTCAATCAATCGAAAAAGATGATGAACCAAATGTCAAAGGGCAACTTTAACGGCATGGAAGGTTTAATGGGCAACGGTATCAAGGGTAAAATGGGTAAGATGGCCATGAATTCAATGATGAAAAAACAAAAGAAAAACAAGAAGAAACGTCTCAAGAACGCGCGTCGTTTTAAATCTTAA
- the rpsP gene encoding 30S ribosomal protein S16: MSVKIRMKRMGSKKRPFYRIVVADSRSPRDGRFIQQVGYYNPLTEPVDLKLEEEVIMDWLQKGAQPSDTVRNLLSKQGIMQKYHEARFAKK; encoded by the coding sequence ATGTCAGTTAAAATTCGTATGAAACGTATGGGTTCAAAGAAACGCCCATTCTACCGTATCGTTGTTGCAGATTCACGTTCACCACGTGATGGTCGCTTTATCCAACAAGTAGGTTACTACAATCCATTAACAGAACCAGTTGACTTGAAGTTAGAAGAAGAAGTTATCATGGATTGGTTACAAAAAGGCGCACAACCTTCTGATACTGTTCGTAATCTTTTATCAAAACAAGGGATTATGCAAAAATATCACGAAGCACGCTTCGCTAAAAAGTAG
- a CDS encoding KH domain-containing protein, with product MTDVKELIIAIVQPLVEHPEDVKLTEHETERFMEFDLQVNPSDIGRVIGKQGRVAQSIRTIVYSVKAPYQKRVRLNIVDA from the coding sequence ATGACAGACGTGAAGGAACTAATTATTGCAATTGTTCAGCCACTTGTCGAACATCCGGAAGACGTCAAATTGACTGAACATGAGACAGAACGTTTTATGGAATTTGACTTACAGGTTAATCCAAGTGATATCGGTCGCGTCATTGGCAAGCAGGGACGGGTTGCACAGTCCATCCGTACCATTGTCTATAGTGTGAAAGCACCATACCAAAAACGGGTCCGTTTAAATATTGTAGATGCCTAA
- the rimM gene encoding ribosome maturation factor RimM (Essential for efficient processing of 16S rRNA): MPEKYYQVGKIVNTHGIRGEVRVIATTDFTDSRFKKGVQLAVEMPNGLVDVKVAAMRQHKQFYLLQFEGMGNINDVEQFKGHNLKIAASQREDDLEDDEFYYGDIIGLEVVEEADGTSYGKVSEIIDPGPNDVWVIKRRGRSDLLLPFLKSVVKKIDIEAGKAYVEVPEGLIDNED; this comes from the coding sequence ATGCCAGAAAAATACTATCAAGTTGGTAAAATTGTCAATACCCACGGCATCCGTGGTGAAGTGCGGGTCATTGCGACGACTGACTTTACGGATTCACGATTTAAAAAAGGCGTGCAACTGGCCGTCGAAATGCCCAATGGCCTTGTTGATGTTAAAGTGGCGGCAATGCGCCAACACAAGCAATTCTATCTATTACAGTTCGAAGGAATGGGCAATATCAACGATGTTGAACAGTTCAAGGGCCATAATTTAAAGATTGCTGCAAGTCAACGCGAAGATGATCTGGAAGATGATGAGTTTTACTACGGTGATATTATCGGCTTAGAAGTGGTTGAAGAAGCCGATGGGACCAGCTATGGGAAAGTCTCAGAAATCATCGATCCAGGTCCCAACGATGTCTGGGTGATCAAGCGCCGCGGCCGTTCAGACTTACTCTTACCATTTTTGAAGTCAGTCGTTAAGAAAATTGATATTGAAGCGGGTAAAGCCTACGTTGAAGTACCAGAAGGATTGATTGATAATGAAGATTGA